One Halobacterium sp. DL1 DNA window includes the following coding sequences:
- a CDS encoding RNA 3'-phosphate cyclase translates to MNLLEGSSGGGQLVRTALSLSAVTGEPFRMRHVRRARANPGLQAQHCAAIETVAAVCNAETDGVEVGSESFTFEPDAIEAEDDEELVFGGSTSVEVGTAGSVPLVFDALLPVAVALDEEFTARLEGGTDAKWAPPFDYFRHVKLPLLAEHGLDAETTLDRRGYYPRGGGKATLTIRPSTLDALDVTERGDRQSLTAYSVADDDSTDAEVAERQLQGVPEDAEQQADYGEADCSGSALVLAAEYEHSRAGFGELGEMGVEAETVGEKATERFEAFEDGDAAVDAHMADQLLPFLALAGGEIRVPEVTSHVETCIDLLAEFGYELTVEQDGDSVLLSA, encoded by the coding sequence ATGAACCTTCTAGAGGGAAGCTCGGGCGGCGGTCAGCTGGTCCGGACCGCCCTCTCGCTGTCGGCAGTCACGGGTGAACCGTTCCGCATGCGTCACGTCCGGCGCGCTCGCGCGAACCCCGGTCTCCAGGCCCAGCACTGCGCGGCCATCGAGACGGTCGCGGCGGTCTGCAACGCCGAAACCGATGGCGTGGAGGTCGGCTCCGAATCGTTCACGTTCGAGCCCGACGCCATCGAGGCGGAGGACGACGAGGAACTCGTCTTCGGCGGGAGCACGTCCGTCGAGGTCGGCACCGCGGGGAGCGTCCCGCTCGTCTTCGACGCGCTCCTGCCGGTCGCCGTCGCCCTCGACGAGGAGTTCACGGCGCGACTGGAGGGCGGCACGGACGCCAAGTGGGCGCCGCCGTTCGACTACTTCCGACACGTGAAACTGCCGCTGCTGGCCGAACACGGCCTCGACGCCGAGACCACCCTCGACCGGCGCGGCTACTACCCCCGCGGCGGCGGGAAGGCGACACTGACCATCCGACCGTCGACGCTCGACGCGCTCGACGTCACCGAACGCGGCGACCGCCAGTCCCTCACCGCGTACTCCGTCGCCGACGACGACTCCACGGACGCAGAGGTCGCGGAACGGCAGCTACAGGGCGTTCCCGAGGACGCAGAGCAGCAGGCCGACTACGGCGAGGCCGACTGCTCCGGCTCGGCGCTCGTGCTCGCCGCGGAGTACGAGCACTCCCGGGCGGGCTTCGGCGAACTCGGCGAGATGGGCGTCGAGGCGGAGACGGTCGGCGAGAAGGCGACCGAGCGGTTCGAGGCGTTCGAAGACGGCGACGCCGCGGTGGACGCACACATGGCGGACCAGCTGCTACCGTTCCTCGCACTGGCGGGTGGCGAAATCCGCGTCCCCGAGGTCACCTCCCACGTCGAGACGTGCATCGACCTGCTCGCGGAGTTCGGCTACGAGCTGACCGTCGAGCAGGACGGCGACTCCGTGCTCCTCTCGGCGTAG
- a CDS encoding transcription initiation factor IIB 2: MSDTKIRTYSSDQRQTEEESTVENENHESFTCPECSGRVVNDEEHGESVCTECGLVVEEDSIDRGPEWRAFNSNEKDSKSRVGAPTTNMMHDKGLSTNIGWQNKDAYGNSLSSNQRQKMQRLRKWNERFRTRNSKERNLKQALGEIERMSSALGLPKEVRETASVIYRRALSEDLLPGRSIEGVATSALYAAARQMQTPRSIDEVANVSRIDAMEFKRTYRYIVRELGLEVAPADPASYVPRFASELDLPDEVERRARELLDNAQKDGVTSGKSPVGLAAAAIYAASLLTNHKVTQSQVSDVTDVSEVTIRNRYQELLEATEVAA; this comes from the coding sequence ATGAGTGACACCAAAATCCGAACGTACTCCAGTGACCAGCGACAGACCGAAGAGGAGTCCACAGTAGAGAACGAGAACCACGAGTCGTTCACCTGCCCCGAGTGTAGCGGGCGGGTCGTCAACGACGAGGAGCACGGCGAGTCCGTCTGCACCGAGTGTGGACTGGTCGTCGAGGAGGACAGCATCGACCGGGGGCCGGAGTGGCGCGCGTTCAACTCCAACGAGAAGGACAGCAAGAGCCGCGTCGGCGCCCCGACGACGAACATGATGCACGACAAGGGGCTCTCGACGAACATCGGCTGGCAGAACAAGGACGCCTACGGCAACTCGCTGTCCTCCAATCAGCGCCAGAAGATGCAGCGCCTCCGCAAGTGGAACGAGCGCTTCCGCACCCGCAACAGCAAGGAGCGCAACCTCAAGCAGGCCCTCGGCGAGATCGAACGGATGTCCTCGGCGCTCGGCCTCCCGAAGGAGGTCCGCGAGACGGCGTCGGTCATCTACCGACGCGCACTGAGCGAGGACCTGCTGCCCGGGCGCTCCATCGAAGGCGTCGCCACCAGCGCGCTCTACGCCGCCGCGCGACAGATGCAGACGCCGCGGTCCATCGACGAGGTGGCCAACGTGAGCCGCATCGACGCGATGGAGTTCAAGCGGACGTACCGCTACATCGTCCGCGAACTCGGCCTTGAGGTCGCGCCCGCGGACCCCGCGAGCTACGTGCCGCGGTTCGCCTCCGAACTCGACCTCCCCGACGAGGTCGAGCGCCGCGCCCGTGAACTGCTCGACAACGCCCAGAAGGACGGCGTCACCAGCGGGAAGAGCCCCGTCGGTCTCGCCGCCGCGGCCATCTACGCCGCCAGCCTGCTCACCAACCACAAGGTGACCCAGAGTCAGGTCAGCGACGTCACGGACGTGAGCGAGGTCACCATCCGGAACCGCTACCAGGAGCTCCTGGAAGCGACCGAAGTCGCCGCGTAG
- a CDS encoding DNA-binding protein, translating to MTDEGERVLVVDDDEALTDVYAAWLSGQYEVDTATTGEVALDRLDEGVDVVLLDRRMPGLSGEEVLDRIRTAEYNCRVAMVTGVRPNTDVVELGFDEYLIKPIDQDDLHDVVDTLVDRSTYGDHLQELYSLMSKRALLESEAQDGDVELDESYEQLVDRIGQLRDRIDDTVTEFGADDFRVAFRDIPNSSTGSD from the coding sequence ATGACCGACGAAGGGGAACGTGTTCTCGTCGTGGACGACGACGAGGCGCTCACGGACGTGTACGCCGCGTGGCTCTCCGGCCAGTACGAGGTCGATACGGCCACCACCGGTGAGGTCGCACTCGATAGGCTGGACGAAGGAGTCGACGTAGTGCTGCTCGACCGCCGGATGCCAGGGCTCTCGGGCGAGGAGGTGCTCGACCGCATCCGGACCGCCGAGTACAACTGCCGCGTGGCGATGGTCACCGGCGTCCGCCCGAACACCGACGTGGTCGAACTCGGATTCGACGAGTACCTCATCAAACCGATCGACCAGGACGACCTCCACGACGTGGTCGACACGCTCGTCGACCGGTCTACGTACGGCGACCACCTCCAGGAGCTCTACTCACTGATGTCGAAGCGTGCGCTCCTCGAGTCGGAGGCCCAGGACGGCGACGTGGAACTCGACGAGTCCTACGAGCAGCTCGTCGACCGCATCGGCCAACTGCGCGACCGAATCGACGACACGGTGACGGAGTTCGGCGCCGATGACTTCCGGGTCGCGTTCCGTGACATCCCGAACAGCAGCACTGGAAGCGATTGA
- a CDS encoding ATPase: MAQQRTLLRPVTQAIHQAEHLSDLRERVCEAAVSAGYEAACYFEDEALRAAAGPNGAHPPVDDLSPEFTTVDADGWQWALVPVAYGETQYGTLALATVDPVEDETRRERLVGVGETVGHGIANTEEMQARQRIAGELETERRQFEKLHSVAAQMVGCEDVESIYHLAIDAAENILDFDICGIDVVEGEYLVPKALSTDMESSDSQRIPKDEGVAGETFQESKRIIVADVGDYADADPANPDYRSILSVPIEGVGVFQAASERRDAFSERDAELAELLMAHVAETLKRVRSEEALRESEGKYRTLVEQSHDAVVIFRDGSYEFVNNRATELFGRDEAALTNADGWVLVHPDDRADLRAINEELVAEVGRQRTFEARIRRPSGDVRYCEFSVTSIDYDGDVASLASIRDITERKEHERELERQNERLDEFASVVSHDLRSPINVAKGSVDLTQQTGDSEHLDRAADALDRMEALVEDILDLARQGQLVDETEPVDLADLGAEAWESVDAPEAALVTEVDATVAADAGRLRELFENLFRNAVEHGGADVTVTLTDCEGGFAVSDDGPGIPDGAHDAVFERGYTSIEDGTGFGLAIVQNIAEAHDWTIEAVPPDGPGARFEVTGVTYVE, translated from the coding sequence ATGGCCCAGCAACGGACCCTGCTCCGTCCGGTGACGCAGGCGATTCACCAGGCTGAGCATCTGAGCGACCTGCGTGAGCGCGTCTGTGAGGCGGCCGTCTCTGCGGGCTACGAGGCCGCGTGCTACTTCGAAGACGAAGCGCTACGCGCCGCGGCGGGTCCGAACGGGGCCCACCCTCCGGTCGACGACCTGTCACCGGAGTTCACGACTGTCGACGCCGACGGCTGGCAGTGGGCGCTCGTTCCTGTCGCGTACGGTGAAACCCAGTACGGCACGCTCGCGCTCGCTACTGTCGACCCAGTCGAGGACGAGACGCGCCGCGAACGTCTCGTGGGGGTAGGGGAGACAGTCGGGCACGGCATCGCGAACACTGAGGAGATGCAGGCCCGCCAGCGCATCGCGGGGGAACTCGAGACCGAACGCCGGCAGTTCGAGAAACTCCACAGCGTCGCGGCCCAGATGGTCGGCTGCGAGGACGTGGAGAGCATCTACCACCTCGCCATCGACGCCGCGGAGAACATCCTCGACTTCGACATCTGTGGCATCGACGTCGTCGAGGGGGAGTACCTCGTGCCGAAGGCGCTTTCGACGGACATGGAGTCCTCGGACTCCCAGCGCATCCCCAAGGACGAGGGCGTCGCCGGGGAGACGTTCCAGGAGAGCAAACGAATCATCGTGGCGGACGTCGGCGACTACGCCGACGCCGACCCTGCGAACCCCGACTACCGGTCTATCCTGAGCGTCCCCATCGAGGGCGTCGGCGTGTTCCAGGCGGCCTCCGAACGCCGGGACGCGTTCTCGGAGCGGGACGCGGAACTCGCAGAACTGCTGATGGCCCACGTCGCCGAGACCCTCAAGCGCGTCCGCTCGGAGGAGGCGCTCCGGGAGAGCGAGGGGAAGTACCGGACGCTCGTCGAACAGAGCCACGACGCGGTCGTCATCTTCCGCGACGGCAGCTACGAGTTCGTCAACAACCGCGCGACCGAACTGTTCGGCCGCGACGAGGCGGCGCTCACGAACGCAGACGGGTGGGTGCTCGTCCACCCCGACGACCGTGCCGACCTGCGGGCCATCAACGAGGAACTCGTCGCCGAGGTCGGCCGCCAGCGCACGTTCGAGGCGCGCATCCGGCGACCGAGCGGCGACGTCAGGTACTGCGAGTTCAGCGTCACGAGCATCGACTACGACGGCGACGTGGCGTCGCTGGCCTCGATCCGCGACATCACCGAGCGAAAGGAGCACGAGCGGGAACTGGAGCGCCAGAACGAGCGCCTCGACGAGTTCGCGAGCGTCGTCAGCCACGACCTCCGGAGCCCGATCAACGTCGCGAAGGGGAGCGTCGACCTCACCCAGCAGACCGGCGACTCCGAACACCTCGACCGGGCGGCGGACGCGCTCGACCGGATGGAGGCGCTCGTCGAGGACATCCTCGACCTGGCGCGACAGGGCCAGCTCGTCGACGAGACGGAGCCAGTGGACCTGGCGGACTTGGGCGCGGAGGCCTGGGAGTCCGTCGACGCGCCCGAGGCGGCGCTTGTGACAGAAGTGGACGCGACCGTCGCGGCGGACGCCGGCCGCCTCAGGGAACTGTTCGAGAACCTCTTCCGGAACGCTGTCGAACACGGCGGCGCGGACGTGACAGTCACGCTGACCGACTGTGAGGGTGGGTTCGCGGTCTCAGACGACGGTCCGGGGATTCCCGACGGCGCCCACGACGCGGTGTTCGAGCGGGGGTACACGTCCATCGAGGACGGGACGGGGTTCGGACTCGCCATCGTGCAGAACATCGCGGAGGCCCACGACTGGACCATCGAGGCGGTGCCGCCCGACGGGCCGGGAGCGCGCTTCGAGGTCACCGGCGTCACGTACGTCGAGTGA
- a CDS encoding cyclase, giving the protein MPLHDLSHELGSGLPYPGDPEVSVTPHATMAADGYRVAEIACTTHSGTHVDAPAHLLDDGATMGEYDVETFRFDARVVDCTEYGAREAITPDRVPEADADLLVFNTGFADRWGDERYFDHPYLTAAAAEQCADQHCHVGVDAPSVDPTPSENAASDEPAGFPAHHVLLGDDKLILENLANLASLPERVTVHAYPLPVDADGSPLRAVAVTD; this is encoded by the coding sequence ATGCCACTCCACGACCTCTCCCACGAACTCGGTTCGGGGCTACCGTACCCGGGCGACCCCGAGGTGTCGGTGACTCCCCACGCGACCATGGCCGCGGACGGCTACCGGGTGGCCGAGATCGCGTGCACCACGCACTCGGGGACCCACGTCGACGCGCCGGCCCACCTCCTGGACGACGGAGCGACCATGGGGGAGTACGATGTCGAGACGTTCCGCTTCGACGCGCGGGTCGTGGACTGCACGGAATACGGGGCGAGAGAAGCGATTACCCCGGACAGAGTGCCCGAGGCGGACGCCGACCTGCTCGTCTTTAACACCGGGTTCGCGGACCGGTGGGGCGACGAGCGCTACTTCGACCACCCCTACCTGACGGCCGCAGCGGCCGAGCAGTGCGCCGACCAGCACTGTCACGTGGGTGTCGACGCGCCCAGCGTCGACCCGACGCCGAGCGAGAACGCAGCCAGCGACGAACCAGCGGGCTTTCCGGCCCACCACGTGCTGCTCGGCGACGACAAGCTGATTCTGGAGAATCTGGCGAACCTGGCGTCCCTCCCCGAGCGCGTCACGGTCCACGCCTACCCGCTGCCAGTCGACGCGGACGGCTCACCACTGCGGGCGGTCGCCGTCACAGACTGA
- a CDS encoding amidohydrolase, which translates to MEFPGRTIVPGFVDAHVHLQGARSMDIEQWMAVPGSLSAARATADLRALAGAGYTSVRDLGSSVGLGLRAAVAAGEVPGPRVFTSGQAISQTGGHGDVHGAAYERVEDGTPLSTLADGADDCRLEARKRIRDGVDCLKVMTTGGVLSERDTPDVRQFTDEEIRAMTREADRVGIDVAAHAQGTDGILAALENGVSTIEHGFYLDEDCVELLEARDATFVPTLSIMHRITENGEEFGVPEWGLRKSREAREAHLESVQRAYDAGVPIATGTDFMGPELVPHGDNALEMELLVEKVGMSEMEALQAGTRVAARTLPREDVGTLAAGNRADFAVLDGDPLMDIAAVRDVHRTYVDGRRVPV; encoded by the coding sequence GTGGAGTTCCCCGGGCGCACCATCGTCCCGGGATTCGTCGACGCGCACGTTCACCTGCAGGGCGCCCGCTCGATGGACATCGAGCAGTGGATGGCCGTCCCAGGGTCCCTGTCGGCGGCGCGCGCGACGGCGGACCTTCGGGCGCTGGCCGGCGCCGGCTACACGAGCGTCCGCGACCTGGGGAGTTCCGTCGGCCTCGGTCTTCGGGCGGCCGTCGCCGCGGGCGAGGTACCGGGGCCGCGCGTGTTCACGAGCGGTCAGGCCATCTCCCAGACCGGCGGCCACGGGGACGTCCACGGCGCGGCATACGAGCGGGTAGAGGACGGCACACCGCTGTCGACGCTCGCGGACGGGGCCGACGACTGCCGCCTCGAGGCGCGCAAGCGCATCCGGGACGGCGTCGACTGCCTGAAGGTCATGACCACCGGCGGCGTCCTGAGCGAGCGCGACACGCCGGACGTCAGGCAGTTCACGGACGAGGAGATTCGCGCGATGACCCGGGAGGCCGACCGGGTCGGCATCGACGTGGCGGCTCACGCGCAGGGCACGGATGGCATCCTCGCGGCCCTCGAGAACGGCGTCTCGACCATCGAGCACGGCTTCTACCTCGACGAGGACTGCGTCGAACTGCTCGAAGCGCGGGACGCCACGTTCGTTCCGACGCTCTCCATCATGCACCGCATCACGGAGAACGGCGAGGAGTTCGGCGTCCCGGAGTGGGGACTGCGCAAGTCGCGGGAGGCCCGCGAGGCACACCTCGAGTCGGTCCAGCGCGCCTACGACGCGGGCGTCCCCATCGCGACGGGGACGGATTTCATGGGGCCTGAACTGGTCCCTCACGGCGATAACGCCCTGGAGATGGAACTGCTCGTGGAGAAAGTCGGGATGAGCGAGATGGAGGCGCTGCAGGCCGGCACGCGGGTCGCAGCTCGGACGCTCCCGCGCGAGGACGTCGGCACGCTGGCGGCGGGCAACCGCGCGGACTTCGCGGTGCTCGACGGCGACCCGCTGATGGACATCGCCGCCGTGCGCGACGTCCACCGGACGTACGTCGACGGGCGGCGCGTCCCCGTATGA
- a CDS encoding universal stress protein UspA codes for MDRAIAVVEASDSAKALVREAGELAAGVDAELVLLHVTTDDEYSERREAMASIPDLDVNYTLDEAVDGAQKFARDVGRDVLADVDIDAESVGRIGEKGDEVLALADERDADHIFVAGRKRSPTGKAIFGDVTQRIILEFDGAVTVVTT; via the coding sequence ATGGACCGAGCGATTGCAGTGGTCGAAGCCAGCGACTCCGCGAAAGCCCTCGTCCGCGAAGCCGGCGAACTCGCGGCGGGCGTGGACGCTGAGCTCGTCCTCCTCCACGTCACCACCGACGACGAGTACTCCGAGCGCCGCGAAGCGATGGCGAGCATCCCCGACCTGGACGTCAACTACACACTCGACGAGGCCGTCGACGGCGCCCAGAAGTTCGCGCGGGACGTCGGACGAGACGTGCTTGCGGACGTCGACATCGACGCCGAGTCCGTCGGCCGCATCGGCGAGAAGGGCGACGAGGTGCTGGCCCTCGCCGACGAGCGCGACGCCGACCACATTTTCGTCGCGGGCCGGAAGCGCTCGCCCACCGGGAAGGCGATCTTCGGCGACGTGACCCAGCGCATCATCCTCGAGTTCGACGGCGCCGTCACCGTCGTCACGACGTAG
- a CDS encoding AbrB family transcriptional regulator, which translates to MIDREKRQTAEELTEPTREATALAEKLGLEPYDVHYWIVDHDEMNELIAYDGFQTRYPHWRWGMKYEKQRKQRQFLGGKAFEIVNNDNPSNAFLQQSNSMADQKAVITHVEAHADFFANNRWFGLFGSDEGPNAAAMLERHAKRIEEVLSDPEVDREAVERFIDTVLTLEDNIEYRRAFDRKSADGDPEAVDETLEALGVSDEVRAEVFDDEWLEGLDADVDDVQFPPEPEYDLLAFLREHGEAYDEDAEKAVEFEDWQREVIEMLRREAYYFAPQRTTKVMNEGWAAYWESLMMGEEAFAGTEEFLDYADHQARVLNSPGFNPYKLGKELWEYVENRANRREVLERLLRVDGITWRNFHDAVDFERVAERLAPPEALDSVTSETLDDVADLPAEYVDSEALAAAREGDIDVDRYPWKLFTFEGLAHRHYSLTKPQFRGFLRRVTRSELESTSRYLFEDERYASVEDALDGVDFTVGWRKLLEVRESNNDVTFIDEFLTQEFVDANDYFAYEYSQTRGDYRASSTDAEDVKKKLLLRFTNLGKPTIGVYDANHENRGELLLCHEYNGVMLDRKNAEATLERVFELWGRPVVLHTITKRIPENERKRARRNDREPEPEEVGVELRYDGEELAVNELSWAEVEHLAADELDYDTKPDDWL; encoded by the coding sequence ATGATTGACAGAGAGAAACGACAGACGGCCGAGGAACTGACAGAACCGACGCGGGAGGCGACCGCGCTCGCCGAGAAACTCGGCCTGGAACCGTACGACGTCCACTACTGGATTGTCGACCACGACGAGATGAACGAACTCATCGCCTACGACGGGTTCCAGACGCGGTACCCGCACTGGCGGTGGGGGATGAAGTACGAGAAGCAGCGCAAGCAGCGCCAGTTCCTCGGCGGGAAGGCCTTCGAGATCGTGAACAACGACAACCCGTCGAACGCGTTCCTCCAGCAGTCGAACTCGATGGCCGACCAGAAGGCGGTCATCACGCACGTCGAGGCCCACGCGGACTTCTTCGCGAACAACCGGTGGTTCGGCCTGTTCGGGAGCGACGAGGGGCCGAACGCCGCGGCGATGCTCGAACGCCACGCCAAGCGCATCGAGGAGGTGCTGTCGGACCCGGAGGTCGACCGGGAGGCCGTCGAGCGGTTCATCGACACGGTGCTCACGCTGGAGGACAACATCGAGTACCGGCGGGCGTTCGACCGGAAGAGCGCCGACGGCGACCCGGAGGCCGTCGACGAGACGCTGGAGGCGCTGGGCGTCAGCGACGAGGTGCGCGCCGAGGTGTTCGACGACGAGTGGCTGGAGGGCCTCGACGCCGACGTCGACGACGTGCAGTTCCCGCCGGAACCCGAGTACGACCTGCTCGCGTTCCTCCGCGAACACGGTGAGGCCTACGACGAGGACGCCGAGAAGGCCGTGGAGTTCGAGGACTGGCAGCGGGAGGTCATCGAGATGCTCCGCCGGGAGGCCTACTACTTCGCGCCCCAGCGCACGACGAAGGTGATGAACGAGGGGTGGGCGGCCTACTGGGAGTCGCTGATGATGGGCGAGGAGGCGTTCGCGGGCACGGAGGAGTTCCTCGACTACGCGGACCACCAGGCCCGGGTGCTGAACAGCCCCGGATTCAACCCGTACAAGCTGGGCAAGGAGCTCTGGGAGTACGTCGAGAACCGCGCGAACCGGCGGGAGGTGCTCGAACGACTGCTCCGCGTGGACGGCATCACGTGGCGGAACTTCCACGACGCCGTGGACTTCGAGCGGGTCGCCGAGCGACTCGCGCCCCCGGAGGCCCTCGACTCGGTGACCAGCGAGACACTCGACGACGTCGCGGACCTCCCCGCGGAGTACGTCGACAGCGAGGCGCTCGCCGCGGCGCGCGAGGGCGACATCGACGTCGACCGCTACCCCTGGAAGCTGTTCACCTTCGAGGGGCTGGCGCACCGGCACTACTCGCTGACGAAACCCCAGTTCCGCGGGTTCCTGCGGCGCGTGACCCGGAGCGAACTGGAGTCCACCAGCCGCTACCTCTTCGAGGACGAGCGCTACGCGTCCGTCGAGGACGCACTCGACGGCGTCGACTTCACAGTCGGCTGGCGGAAGCTGCTCGAGGTCCGCGAGAGCAACAACGACGTGACGTTCATCGACGAGTTCCTCACCCAGGAGTTCGTCGACGCGAACGACTACTTCGCCTACGAGTACAGCCAGACCCGCGGCGACTACCGCGCCAGCAGCACGGACGCCGAGGACGTCAAGAAGAAGCTGCTGTTGCGGTTCACGAACCTCGGGAAGCCGACCATCGGCGTCTACGACGCGAACCACGAGAACCGCGGCGAACTGCTGCTCTGCCACGAGTACAACGGCGTGATGCTCGACCGGAAGAACGCCGAGGCGACGCTCGAACGCGTCTTCGAACTGTGGGGGCGGCCGGTCGTCCTCCACACCATCACCAAGCGCATCCCGGAGAACGAGCGCAAGCGCGCCCGGCGCAACGACCGCGAACCCGAACCGGAGGAGGTCGGGGTCGAACTCCGCTACGACGGCGAGGAACTCGCCGTCAACGAACTGTCGTGGGCCGAGGTCGAACACCTCGCGGCCGACGAACTCGACTACGACACGAAGCCCGACGACTGGCTGTAA
- a CDS encoding prkA-type serine/threonine protein kinase, producing the protein MSLEEYVDHVFEHPLAAAHASRYVLAAIESEGARPVVEGGEQRQRYRFFDDPHNDGEHAVLGNTATLNAFVDDLRAVAAGRGKAETILWFAGPTATGKSELKRCLVNGLREFSKTPEGRRYTVEWNIAGAEESPGLTYGDERLDREDDWYESPVQSGPLSVFPPDVRKELLAELNRGRDDTDKLRADADLDPFCREAYEFLEEAYRREGRTDLFEAVTDPKHLRVKNYVVDRGKGIGVLHSEDAGSPKERLAGSWMAPLLAQMDSKGRKNPQAFSYDGVLSQGNGCLTVVEDASQHADLLQKLLNVPDERRVKLDKGIGMDLDTQLVVISNLDLEAQLNKHDDRQGFDPLKALKRRLSKHEFGYLTSVSLEAQLLRRELTSETAVWTETDHDVVAERVREPITISIRDREGIQQRELAPHAIEAAALYSVVTRLDANSLPESLDLVEKAQLYDRGYVGSGEDRRDADEFDFDGDADGGNGIPVTYTRDVLADRLHADADRSHPDLPVEHVVTPRDVLDGMVEGLDAAPVFSDAERSEFEDRLVAVKDYVHDQQEDDVLDALLSEEGADPADVERYVDHVHAWATDDTVTNDRGEDEQPDALAMKLFETETLGKFDDADYRGNQPREAVRSFREDTVMTAVTRHAWEHRDEEFRARDVDLTTVPVLRDVLAGNDWSDVERVHPDFDPEQWDDPPEGTATAELKEDAIAFLVEERGYSPASAELASRDVLSEVTHRWA; encoded by the coding sequence ATGTCCCTCGAGGAGTACGTCGACCACGTCTTCGAGCACCCGCTCGCCGCGGCCCACGCCAGCCGCTACGTGCTCGCCGCCATCGAGTCCGAGGGCGCCCGTCCCGTCGTCGAGGGCGGCGAACAGCGGCAGCGCTACCGCTTCTTCGACGACCCGCACAACGACGGCGAACACGCCGTCCTGGGGAACACGGCGACGCTGAACGCGTTCGTCGACGACCTGCGAGCGGTGGCCGCGGGCCGAGGGAAGGCCGAGACCATCCTCTGGTTCGCGGGGCCGACCGCGACCGGCAAGTCCGAGCTGAAGCGCTGTCTCGTCAACGGCCTCCGGGAGTTCTCGAAGACCCCCGAGGGCCGGCGCTACACCGTCGAGTGGAACATCGCGGGCGCCGAGGAGTCGCCGGGGCTGACCTACGGCGACGAGCGACTGGACCGCGAGGACGACTGGTACGAGAGCCCGGTGCAGTCCGGCCCCCTCTCGGTGTTCCCGCCCGACGTCCGCAAGGAACTGCTCGCGGAACTGAACCGCGGCCGCGACGACACCGACAAACTCCGCGCGGACGCCGACCTCGATCCGTTCTGCCGGGAGGCCTACGAGTTCCTCGAGGAGGCCTACCGGCGCGAGGGCCGCACCGACCTCTTCGAGGCGGTGACCGACCCGAAACACCTGCGCGTGAAGAACTACGTCGTCGACCGCGGGAAGGGCATCGGCGTGCTCCACTCCGAGGACGCAGGCAGCCCGAAGGAGCGACTGGCGGGCTCCTGGATGGCGCCCCTGCTCGCCCAAATGGACTCGAAGGGGCGGAAGAACCCGCAGGCGTTCAGCTACGACGGCGTGCTCTCCCAGGGCAACGGCTGTCTGACGGTCGTCGAGGACGCCAGCCAGCACGCCGACCTGCTCCAGAAGCTGCTGAACGTCCCCGACGAGCGCCGCGTGAAACTCGACAAGGGAATCGGGATGGACCTCGACACGCAGCTCGTCGTCATCTCGAACCTGGACCTCGAGGCCCAGTTGAACAAGCACGACGACCGACAGGGGTTCGACCCGCTGAAGGCGCTCAAGCGCCGGCTGTCGAAACACGAGTTCGGCTACCTCACGAGTGTGAGCCTCGAGGCCCAGCTGCTGCGCCGGGAGCTCACCAGCGAGACGGCGGTGTGGACGGAGACGGACCACGACGTCGTCGCCGAGCGCGTGCGCGAACCCATCACCATCTCCATCCGGGACCGCGAGGGCATCCAGCAGCGCGAACTAGCGCCCCACGCTATCGAGGCCGCGGCGCTGTACAGCGTCGTGACCCGCCTCGACGCGAACAGTCTCCCCGAGAGCCTCGACCTCGTCGAGAAGGCACAGCTGTACGACCGGGGCTACGTCGGCTCCGGAGAGGACCGCCGTGACGCCGACGAGTTCGACTTCGACGGCGACGCGGACGGCGGCAACGGCATTCCCGTGACGTACACGAGGGACGTGCTCGCCGACCGGCTTCACGCCGACGCCGACCGCTCGCACCCCGACCTCCCGGTCGAGCACGTGGTCACGCCCCGGGACGTCCTCGACGGGATGGTCGAGGGGCTGGACGCCGCGCCCGTCTTCTCCGACGCCGAGCGCTCGGAGTTCGAGGACCGCCTCGTCGCCGTCAAGGACTACGTCCACGACCAGCAGGAGGACGACGTCCTCGACGCGCTGCTCTCCGAGGAGGGCGCCGACCCGGCGGACGTGGAGCGCTACGTCGACCACGTTCACGCGTGGGCGACCGACGACACCGTCACGAACGACCGCGGCGAGGACGAACAGCCGGACGCGCTGGCGATGAAGCTGTTCGAGACGGAGACCCTCGGCAAGTTCGACGACGCCGACTACCGGGGCAACCAGCCACGTGAAGCCGTCCGCTCGTTCCGCGAGGACACCGTGATGACGGCAGTGACGCGCCACGCTTGGGAACACCGCGACGAGGAGTTCCGCGCCCGGGACGTCGACCTCACGACGGTGCCCGTGCTCCGCGACGTGCTCGCGGGCAACGACTGGAGCGACGTCGAGCGGGTCCACCCCGACTTCGACCCCGAACAGTGGGACGACCCGCCGGAGGGCACCGCAACGGCCGAACTGAAGGAGGACGCCATCGCGTTCCTGGTCGAGGAACGGGGCTACTCGCCGGCGAGCGCCGAGCTCGCCAGCCGGGACGTGCTCTCGGAGGTGACCCACCGATGGGCCTGA